A window of Centropristis striata isolate RG_2023a ecotype Rhode Island chromosome 13, C.striata_1.0, whole genome shotgun sequence genomic DNA:
tagagatatacatatatatgtatatatatatgtgtgtgtttatatatatagatacacacacacatatatatacatatatatgtatatatatatatatatatacacaaacacacacacacacacacacacacacacacacatatatatacatatatatgtatatatatatgtgtgtgtgtatgtgtgtgtatatatatacacacacacacacacatacatatatatgcatatatatgtgtgtgtgtgtgtatataaacctcctgaagaccttcagagaggaTCTTCTCTCCAGCACAACAACTCTCCTCCTTAAAGGATCCTCTGTAGACCTGACTGcagcactaatggctcttactgcACCATCAGCCCTGATTGTTTGGATTAAAGCTGAATGTGAGTGTGGAGGTGTAGTGATGGAGGTTTACCGCAGTAGAGACGGGGTTACAGTCGtagcggctgctgctgctgctgctgctgtttcctgCTGGGAAAGTTGCATTCTGGACAAAACAAAAGGCCAAAGTGAATAAGAAGAGGTGACGGGTTATGAACTATGTCCAGTAGAGATGTTTCCTCTTACAGGCGTGGTGGCGTTCTGGGACTCTTGTGTCTGTAGAATATCATGAGCAGCGCTCAGCATCACCACGTAGGCAAAGTTATTACACAGTCCCAGCAGCCTGAGGAGGACCACACAGGAGATTACTCACATTACTGCAGTACAatctactttacttgagtatttccatttcacgtaactttatacttctacttcaatacattttgaggcaataaattcccgataatgtaataaaaatctgcacttgagtccagtgaaaatgtaataaaacctgataatgtaataacttctcgataatgtaataaagtgcatttcacaataatgtaatacacttttttttaaccaataatgtaataaagtataacattaatggaggttattacattatcaggttagccttcatttcccaagtcctgataatgtaataattccccaatattgtaataatgtaacagcagaccacccattacttgggttcaagtggtgatactgtgtatcaactctagctcagagctctagcgccaccaacaggtcaaagttgaatatttattcacttttgacccgttcatccgtttttcaccaacgaggtatccatgacaaccgaatgattcaacagcttcttgagatctaaaggtgcttggtgttatactttattacattattggtaaaaagtgtattacattattgggaaatgcactttattacattatcgggaagttattacattatcaggttctactaggcctattttatttcataggatatttttatttaagatatttttttatttaaatgtgcactttatggagctttgatttaacaaaaaaaggttctcctgttgttctacagcaggggtgtcaaactcaaatacacaatgggccaaaatgtaaaacttgaataaaatcgcgggccaacattgaacaaataaaccttttaatatttaccaaacatgttttgctttaacattaaatatggaaccagcaacgcttataaacatacaatatataactaaatagtgcagacatgcaaaatcaaatttcaaataaaacacacatcaatgtcattaatttattacataaaaattaaataaaaatcgtatgcctcttttctatttgcatccttctgatttaaatatcaaaataaactttttcaacaggttaatacatttaaaaatagtattagcggtaaatacgccgtataataccgacgggtcagcttttatagtacaataataagataataatttggtattgcctcgcgggccaaataaaattacactgcgggccaaatttggcccgcgggccagagtttgacacccctgttctacagtatttatgttcacttaaataaacagtttcaataaaactacttgtgacatgtcagatttatctttcactttgactgaacatttgctctcacttctCCTAAATAAATCaggatgtgacttttggtccatatcgcccagctctaacCAGGAGGTGATGTGAAACCGTTTGGGGAACAGTTCtttgatgtatttattgttttatgtattcaaGTTATTACGAGTCACAtaaaaaacccagaaaacagaaagttatcATTGGTCTGGTGGTGGATATTTTGTGTTTGGATGAATTAACAGATGTGTGTAACGTTGTTTGTCTCAGTAGGAAACGGTGTGAACTCACCAGAATCCGGTCCAGTTACGCCACCGAGGACCCCGAGCTGCAGACCAGAGAACCACACCGTAGTCAGGCTCAAATACgctttaaccataaaaaaacttCTAATCAAAGGTTCCTCAGTGGTTTCCAGTAGTATCAGGTGGACTTAAAAACTGTTAATTccattgattgctctgctctgattggtcgaccccaacgcctttgatgctttgatgtgattacagatacagatacacacacacacacacacacattttgaggttaaaggtcataggttgctgtataaataaatacttgtaaaggaatgcttgttgtaggtgtgctccttgtatattatatagtatcataacattactagtattaattgttataaatctctgaagaatctcatcatagtgtacacacaccggcagtagtggccctttcacaatttacccagaggaaattttcttgttattattattattattatttctccttcctcatatgtctttgtctagtgttggaggctattattaatattattattatttctccttcctcatgtctttgtctagtgttggaggctattattaatattattattatttctccttcctcatgtctttgtctagtgttggaggctattattaatattattattatttctccttcctcatgtgtctttgtctagtgttggaggctattattaatattattattattatttctccttcctcatgtgtctttgtctagtgttggaggctattaatattattattattattattattattattattattattctttctccttcttcatgtgtctttgtctagtgttggaggctattattattattattattattattattatcatttctcCTTCTTCATGTGTCTTTGTCTAGTGTTGGGgtctattaatattattattattatttctccttcctcatgtgtctttgtctagtgttggaggctattattattattaatattattattattatttctccttcctcttatgtctttgtctagtgttggaggctattattattattattattattatttctccttcCTCATATGTCTTTGTCTAGTTTTggaggctattattattattattattattattattattattattatttctccttcCTCATGTCTTTGTCTAGTTTTggaggctattattattattattattattattattattattattattattattattatttctccttcctcatgtctttgtctagtgttggaggctattattattattattattattattattatcattattattattatttctccttcctcatgtctttgtctagtgttggaggctattattattattattattattattattattatttctccttcctcatgtctttgtctagtgttggaggctattaatattattattattattattattattattatttctccttcctcatgtgtctagtgttggaggctattattattattattattattattattatttctccttcCTCATGTGTCTTTGTCTAGTGTTGGAGGCTTTAAAATGACTCCTTTCTAGTGTCAGATTGACTTTTAGTCTGTTATTAAGAACATCTGATACTACAAGAAacagctgagaaaccttttggGAGAATTTTTTAGGTGTTTCTCCATATCAGCTCCCTCCTACTAGTTAAACAGACTGACAGTCATGAGATGTGTCCCTCTGTATTCTGACCTACCGTCATTGTGAGGACCTGTCCCGGGGGTCCCGGAGCCTCCAGCCGGGTCAGAGTTCACACTGTTCTCCATCATCCACCTGGTTCCTCAGTAACACGGTAACAGTCTGCTGGTTGAACAGCTGATATTACTGTTAGTAAACTTTAACGACGTCACAGTCAATGCAGTGTCTCATCAAAATCACTCCCCGTAGAAACAGAGCCAGCCCGGAaccttcttctttcttcttctttggtgtttATTGGCAGTTGGCATCCTTTTCGTTGCATTTACCGCCACCTGCTGGACTAAACTCCTTTCACACTTTCCTTCTGTTATATTCTTTGAATTAGTCCATGTTGTGGCAAGAAAtctcagaagattttttttcttaaagctaCTCttgaaatacataataaaatgtaaaaaaataaaaataaaataaaagtcaacagaattaaataacaaaaaactataaaataattaataatttaaaatatgccagatttaaatagataaaaaattaacagaagtgtttgtgtaaatatggataataatttaaaatcatgttttttatgttaaatctcaatcttcaatcaatcaatctctgaaaagtaagtaaagctgttagctaaatgtagtggagtagaagtataaagttacataaaatggaaatactcaagtaaagtacaagtacctcaaaattgtacttaagtattctgtcctacagagtctaactgcagtaactatcaaagggttaaactgtggaaaactgctttaaagttttttttaacgtttttttaactgtccagccaaatgtgttataggtagaTCAGTGATATgagacttatttctacatgtattgatgatgtcattttatgataaaaaatcatgatttatttgacctttgaccccaaaaatgtagtatCTGTTTTctggttttactgtaaaagctTCTAATAgtgatgttgttgtcttctttcagcttttatatttagttttcagtgaataaacattttcaaattgattttgttatgaatgtgtttaaaagtgtttaacaacactattcaaagatttgtgtattttagacttaatattatagataaatattatattttagtcttaatataattctatctcacttttttacttcatcactatctagataataatttccctttcaaataaacgtataatttctattattttcatgtttaaattagtatatatatccaaagcagaccgtgatAAGTGCAATTACCGCTtgattttgagttggattttatGGTTttcatatcattatttctctgaaataaagcaaaattgaattCTAAacctttgtcacaagataaatcagacatcaaggagttcatttttagtcataACTCAGTTTTGACCATAAATGTAGCTACTGTAGTTAGACTCTGAAGGGCAGGACAGTACTTGaggaaatgtacttagttattttccaccactgagagTTTCAGTCTGTTATCTGAACTATCTAACTGCTGTTACTTCTATATCAGGATCTTAAAGCTGGAGCTCACAGCACAGATGTGGTTGGACACTAGGAGGAGGTGTGATGGAGCTGATAAGAAGTTCCTCTCTGGATATAAAGCTGCTGCAGCCTCAGCTTCTCTCAGACAACCATGGCGTTCATCGGACTCGTCACCGTGCTGGTGCTGATCCACAACACGGCAGGTGAGACGCACAAACACCACAACATTTAGTGAGACGAGGGTAGTTTATCAGCTCTAGGGCCAAGCAAGGTTAGAATAGTTCTGGATttctcattagttttagttttaattttgttgtcaatttttgttttcaaattcagttagttttcattagttttcagagtgagtttgctagttttggttagtttagattttttgtaaaatgctttggttttttgaagttttttaatttgtcaccttttcttgtaaatttgtcactttttttcgtaaatttgagaattttttcccgtgaattgtcacttttttcttgtaaatttattatgtttttttttttgaattgtcacttttttcttgtaaatttactatggtttttttgtaaatttgtcactttttccccattaatttgtcactttttcttgtaaatttgtcactttttttttcgtaaatttgagaattttttcccgtaaattgtcacttttttcttgtaaatttgtcatgtttttttgtaaatttgtcactttttcttgtaaatttatcacttttttcctcataaatttgagaattttttcccgtaatttgtcacttttttcttgtaaatttgtcatgtttttctcctaaatttgtctttttttttttttgtaaatttgtcacttttttcttgtaaatttgtcactttttttcttgtaaatttgttgctttttttctttaaatttgagatttttttccgtaaattgtcacttttttcttgtaaatttgtcatgttttttttgttaatttgtcactttttcttgtaaatttgtcatgcttttttgtaagtttgtcactttttttctcagaaatttgagaatttttacCCGtatatttgtcacttttttcttgtaaatttattatatttttttttgtaaatttgcacttttttttggtaaatttgtcactttttccccataaatttgtcacCTTTTCTTGTAAAATTTGTCACCTTTTCTTGtaaaatttgtcactttttcctttaaatttgtcactttttttctgtaaatttgaGACATTTTTCCCGTaaattgtcacttttttcttgtaaatttgtcactttttttattagttttagtttttttgtaatggggtatttgttgggagATTTtttgccagattcaataaggtcacaataaatgtttctcttaaaaccagataaagtaaagctgccagcagtgatgacctgccccgagcagagtgacctgatgattatttggttcttactaagataaaaaaatctttagatttagaagtgttagatcatttatctggttttaagagttaacttcttattttaagcgttcaacatgcttatttctagatttaataatcttaatttaataaatcttgtcgaggtaaattatctgtccatgcagcaagatcatttccctcagatttactgtttgatctggtttttagactaaacaccttttttgcagtgtgaaggtTAGAGACAGAGCTGGTGTAACGTTTGAGTGGTGTTGTCCAGGTGTGCTGGGTGCGGAGGTGAGCAGCTCCATCGTGGGCGGTCAGGACGCTCTGAAGAACAAGTGGCCCTGGATGGTTCACCTCAACATCACGTCTGATGGGGTCAAAAAGTGGCGCTGTGGAGGAACCATCCTCAACAGTCAGTGGATCCTCACTGCTGCACACTGCTGGGTGACGTGAGTCTGATCCTATAACAcgcattaacccttaatagggcactcattgaaatacttgcaaattccaaatttcaaccctagagaatattggaggatattacatacagccagaatgtgtaaaaaaacatacgaaaataatattttgagaaaaaagtttactagattaaagtggcaaatctatgagaaaataatgtgcagatttctgagatttaaagtggtgaatctttTTTACTTTGAATCTTTATCtctactttaatctagtaaatttgcaacttttttctcgaaatattacctgaagttaccaaatatagttctttgcctgataaagggttattATCAGGACCATTCTGTTGtcatatttaatatgttttaatcaGTTCTACTGGAATCATCttggggctacacggtggtggaagaagtattctaaaataaaaagtcaaaatcatgagaaaaaagtcaaaataacgagaaaaaagtcaaaataacgacaaaaagtcaaaataatgagaaaaaagtcaaaataatgaaaaaaagtcaaaataatgaaaaaaagtcaaaataatgaggaaAAAGTCAAAGTAACGACAaaaaaatcacgaaaaaaaattgacaaaaagtcaaaaataacgacaaaaaagtcaaaataacgaggaaaaaagtcaaaataacaacaaaaaagtcaaaataagaaataaaaatcacgaaaaagtcaaaataatgagaaaaaatgcttgtgtgtgtgtgtgtgtgtgtgtgtgtgtgtgtgtgtgtgtgtgtgtgtgtggtcagggACCCTCCCCCTAAGCTGGACCGCTGCGTGGTGTGGGTGGGCGCCCACAGCCTGGAGGTGGGGGCCGAGCGCTACATGCAGGTGGACACCATCGTCCCTGATGAAAAGTACGGCGCTCTGAGCTCCGGGTACGTTAACGACATCGCTCTGGtgaagctgaagaagaagatCAGGTTCTCCAAACAGGTCTCCGCCATCNNNNNNNNNNNNNNNNNNNNNNNNNNNNNNNNNNNNNNNNNNNNNNNNNNNNNNNNNNNNNNNNNNNNNNNNNNNNNNNNNNNNNNNNNNNNNNNNNNNNttgacttttttctcacaatttcgactttttttctcattttgacttttttctcttgacttctacttttttctaattttgacttttttctcacgatttcgacttttttctcttgttattttgaattttttttaacttcaacttttttctcgttattttgacttttttccgtGACTTctacaagtactgtacttaagtacaattttgaggtacttgtactttccttgagtatttccattttgtgtaactttatacttcgtTTATCTAAAGTTTaaagagggttagggttagataaAGATTTACACAAcaagtgtgtgtttcctgtgatCTACAGGGGGATTATGGCGGCCCGCTGGTGTGTTCTTCAGCTGGGGGCTTCGTGCAGGTGGGCATCATGAGCTATGGGAGTCCTGATGGTTGTGGTCTCCCAGGACGTCCTGGCTTCTACACCCAGGTGTCCAAGCACCTGACCTTCATCAACGACTGGATCCACCGTTGAGAGTGTGCTGGAGTTGATGTGTTTCCCTGCTGAGAAGTCAAC
This region includes:
- the LOC131983442 gene encoding acrosin-like: MAFIGLVTVLVLIHNTAGVLGAEVSSSIVGGQDALKNKWPWMVHLNITSDGVKKWRCGGTILNSQWILTAAHCWVTDPPPKLDRCVVWVGAHSLEVGAERYMQVDTIVPDEKYGALSSGYVNDIALVKLKKKIRFSKQVSGDYGGPLVCSSAGGFVQVGIMSYGSPDGCGLPGRPGFYTQVSKHLTFINDWIHR